Proteins encoded within one genomic window of Camelina sativa cultivar DH55 chromosome 19, Cs, whole genome shotgun sequence:
- the LOC104766289 gene encoding transcription factor bHLH77 produces the protein MNMDKETEQTLNYLPLGQSDPFGNGSDGSIGDFLGRYCNPQEISPLTLQSFSLNSQISENFPISGGIRFPPYPGQFGSDREFGVLGSQPTTQESNKSSLLDPDSVSDRVHTTKSNSRKRKSIPTGNGKESPASSSLTASNSKVSGENGGSKAGKRSKQDEAGSSKNGIEKCDSKGDDAKPPEAPKDYIHVRARRGQATDSHSLAERARREKISERMTLLQDLVPGCNRITGKAVMLDEIINYVQSLQRQVEFLSMKLATVNPRMEFNANASLSTEMIQPGESLTQSLYAIACSEQRLPSAYYSLGKNMPRFSDTQFPSNDGFVQAETPGFWENNDLQSIVQMGFGDIQQQSSNNNNCSEPTLQMKLEP, from the exons ATGAACATGGACAAGGAAACAGAGCAAACCCTAAATTACTTACCTTTGGGTCAGAGCGATCCCTTTGGCAATGGCAGTGACGGAAGCATCGGCGATTTCCTTGGAAGATACTGCAACCCTCAAGAGATTTCACCGTTAActcttcaatctttctctctGAATTCTCAGATCTCTGAGAATTTCCCAATCTCCGGTGGAATCAGATTCCCTCCGTATCCAGGCCAATTCGGATCCGATCGAGAGTTTGGGGTACTTGGGTCACAACCAACGACGCAGGAGAGTAACAAGAGCTCGTTGTTGGATCCAGATTCGGTTTCTGATCGAGTTCACACCACCAAATCTAACTCCAGGAAGAGGAAATCGATACCTACTGGTAATGGCAAGGAGTCTCCAGCTTCTTCGTCTCTTACAGCTTCCAATTCCAAG GTTTCAGGAGAGAATGGTGGATCCAAGGCTGGGAAGAGAAGCAAGCAGGATGAAGCTGGGAGTAGTAAAAACGGAATAGAGAAGTGTGATAGTAAAGGCGACGATGCTAAGCCTCCTGAGGCGCCTAAAGATTATATTCATGTTAGAGCTAGAAGGGGTCAGGCAACAGATAGCCACAGTCTTGCTGAAAGA gcaagaagagaaaagattaGCGAGAGAATGACGTTGCTACAGGATCTGGTTCCTGGTTGCAACCGGATTACAGGGAAAGCGGTCATGCttgatgaaattataaattatgtgCAGTCCTTGCAGAGGCAAGTTGAG TTCTTGTCCATGAAGCTGGCTACTGTAAATCCAAGGATGGAGTTTAATGCTAACGCTTCTTTGTCCACAGAG ATGATTCAACCGGGGGAGTCTTTAACGCAGTCTCTTTACGCAATCGCTTGCTCAGAGCAAAGACTTCCATCAGCATACTATTCCCTTGGCAAGAACATGCCCAGATTCTCAGACACACAGTTCCCCTCAAATGATGGTTTTGTTCAAGCTGAG ACACCAGGATTCTGGGAAAACAATGACCTGCAAAGCATAGTTCAGATGGGTTTTGGAGATATACAGCAACagagcagcaacaacaacaact GTTCTGAGCCAACGCTTCAGATGAAGCTTGAACCATAG
- the LOC104766290 gene encoding uncharacterized protein LOC104766290, which yields MAVFSGATTLGSVSFSSHLFDQQSCFLSCPLRLLPSSSFSPSHRSSLLCIVKSLSSSATADTDRNSDHSPSSSVLSASNSLLGDTYDDASASGPSDWKIAKAYSKSGDTFEGQVEGFNGGGLLIRFHSLVGFLPYPQLSPSRSCKEPQKSIHEIAKTLVGSKLPVKVVQADEENRKLILSEKLALWPKYSQNVNVGDVFTGRVGSVEDYGAFIHLRFDDGLYHLTGLVHVSEVSWDYVQDVRDVLRDGDEVRVIVTNIDKEKSRITLSIKQLEDDPLLETLDKVILKDSSTGSPSLSSNNGDTIEPLPGLETILEELLKEDGIEAVKINRQGFEKRVVSQDLQLWLSNTPPSDGKFVLLARAGRQVQEIHLTTSLEQEGIKKALQHVLERVP from the exons ATGGCGGTGTTCAGTGGCGCTACGACATTGGGTTCTGTTTCATTCTCTTCTCATCTCTTCGACCAACAATCTTGTTTCCTCTCTTGCCCACTTAGACTcctcccttcttcttccttttctccatCACATAGAAGCTCTCTGCTCTGTATCGTCAAATCATTATCAAGCTCCGCCACCGCAGATACAGATAGAAACTCCGATCATTCGCCCTCTTCCTCAGTTCTCTCCGCTTCCAATTCTCTTCTCGGTGATACTTACGATGATGCTTCTGCTTCAGGACCAAGCGATTGGAAAATAGCAAAGGCTTATAGTAAAAGTGGTGATACATTTGAAGGTCAAGTTGAAGGCTTTAATGGTGGTGGCTTACTTATTCGTTTTCATTCTCTTGTTGGGTTTCTTCCTTATCCACAACTAAGCCCTTCACGTTCTTGTAAAG AGCCTCAGAAGAGTATTCATGAGATAGCTAAGACTTTGGTTGGTTCCAAACTTCCTGTGAAG GTTGTTCAAGCTGATGAGGAAAATAGAAAGTTGATTTTATCTGAGAAGTTAGCGTTATGGCCAAAGTATTCTCAAAACGTTAATGTGGGGGATGTGTTTACTGGAAGAGTAGGTTCTGTTGAGGACTATGGTGCCTTTATCCACTTGCGTTTCGATGATG GTCTTTATCATTTAACGGGATTAGTGCATGTCTCTGAAGTCTCTTGGGATTACGTTCAAGATGTTAGGGATGTACTACGCGATGGTGATGAGGTTCGGGTTATAGTCACCAATATTGACAa AGAGAAATCAAGGATTACACTATCCATCAAACAACTGGAAGATGATCCTCTTTTAGAAACATTGGACAAAGTTATTTTGAAG GACAGCTCTACTGGATCTCCTTCGCTAAGCTCAAACAATGGGGATACAATTGAACCTCTTCCAGGGTTAGAAACAATACTTGAAGAGCTATTAAAGGAAGATGG AATAGAAGCTGTGAAAATCAACAGGCAAGGATTTGAGAAAAGAGTAGTTTCACAAGACCTACAACTTTGGCTCTCAAAT ACACCGCCTTCTGATGGGAAGTTTGTTCTTCTTGCTCGTGCGGGAAGACAG GTGCAAGAGATACACTTAACGACGTCTCTAGAACAAGAAGGAATCAAGAAAGCACTTCAGCATGTACTAGAACGTGTCCCCTAA